One genomic region from Stackebrandtia nassauensis DSM 44728 encodes:
- a CDS encoding holo-ACP synthase, translating to MIVAVGIDVVLVERFAKAVQRTPLLASRLFTESEQLTAAGNPRSYESLAARFAAKEAVAKALGAPGGLHWHDCEIVADPDGRPWLTVSGSVAEAATERGVERWHLSLSHDGGIASAIVVAEN from the coding sequence ATGATTGTGGCAGTCGGTATCGATGTGGTTCTCGTGGAACGTTTCGCCAAGGCAGTGCAACGGACGCCGTTGCTGGCCAGCCGCCTGTTCACGGAATCCGAACAGTTGACCGCGGCCGGCAACCCGCGCTCGTACGAGTCGCTGGCGGCCCGGTTCGCCGCCAAGGAGGCGGTCGCCAAGGCGCTGGGCGCGCCCGGTGGCCTGCACTGGCACGACTGCGAGATCGTGGCCGACCCCGACGGCAGGCCCTGGCTGACCGTCAGCGGTTCGGTGGCCGAGGCCGCCACCGAACGCGGCGTGGAGCGCTGGCACCTGTCGCTGTCGCACGACGGCGGCATCGCCTCGGCGATAGTCGTGGCGGAGAACTGA
- a CDS encoding NAD(P)H-hydrate dehydratase — MRGVWKVDQVRTAEAELMKRLPEGALMKRAAAGLAARCARLLHGIGLYGSAVTVLAGSGDNGGDALYAGALLARRGAAVTAVEIFPGRTHAAALAEFRAAGGRVTDTTPEHHDLVIDGILGIGGRPGLPDNAAIMLSRMGRVLTVAVDVPSGVDVDTGAAVAQAVRADVTVTFGCLKPALAVGAAAALAGIVDCVDIGLGPFLPEPYAKVPELSDVRSWWPHARPHDDKYTRGVLGVCAGSFRYPGAGELATAGALAGPAGYIRYAGTASRHIRYSYPEVVTKDRVADAGRVQAWTVGPGMGTDSQAASQLASAMAAPVPMCIDADALTLISDEPEALYERQSPSVITPHDREFSRLSGRTPGDDRAADALDLAQRLDCIVLLKGYRTIIANSNGDLYFNPTGDPSLATAGSGDVLAGLLGAMLAAGVPPERAAMSAAFLHGLAGREAANHGPVTASGIAKALPTAISRALGTAVT; from the coding sequence ATGCGCGGAGTGTGGAAGGTCGACCAGGTCCGAACGGCCGAGGCCGAGCTGATGAAGCGACTGCCCGAGGGCGCGCTGATGAAGCGCGCGGCGGCGGGCCTGGCGGCGCGGTGCGCGCGGCTGCTGCACGGCATCGGCCTGTACGGCTCGGCCGTGACGGTGCTGGCCGGCAGCGGCGACAACGGCGGCGACGCCCTGTACGCGGGCGCGCTGTTGGCCCGGCGCGGCGCGGCGGTCACCGCCGTGGAGATCTTCCCGGGCCGCACCCACGCCGCCGCGCTGGCGGAGTTCCGTGCGGCTGGCGGCCGGGTCACCGACACCACTCCCGAGCACCACGATCTCGTCATCGACGGGATCCTGGGCATCGGCGGCCGTCCCGGGCTGCCCGACAACGCCGCGATCATGCTGTCGCGGATGGGCCGGGTGCTGACCGTCGCCGTCGACGTCCCCAGTGGCGTCGACGTGGACACCGGCGCCGCGGTCGCGCAGGCGGTGCGCGCCGACGTCACCGTCACCTTCGGCTGCCTCAAACCCGCGCTCGCGGTGGGTGCGGCGGCGGCGCTGGCCGGGATCGTCGACTGTGTCGACATCGGACTGGGTCCGTTCCTGCCCGAGCCCTACGCCAAGGTCCCCGAACTGTCCGACGTGCGGTCGTGGTGGCCGCACGCCCGCCCCCACGACGACAAGTACACCCGCGGCGTGCTGGGAGTGTGCGCCGGTTCGTTCCGCTACCCCGGCGCCGGGGAACTGGCCACCGCCGGGGCACTGGCGGGCCCGGCCGGTTACATCCGTTACGCGGGAACGGCTTCCCGCCACATCCGCTACAGCTACCCCGAAGTGGTCACCAAGGACCGGGTCGCCGACGCCGGACGGGTGCAGGCCTGGACGGTGGGGCCCGGCATGGGCACCGACTCGCAGGCCGCCTCCCAGCTGGCCTCGGCCATGGCCGCCCCGGTTCCCATGTGCATCGACGCCGACGCGCTCACCCTGATCTCCGACGAACCCGAGGCACTGTACGAGCGGCAGTCGCCCAGCGTCATCACCCCGCACGACCGCGAGTTCTCCCGCCTGAGTGGACGGACCCCGGGCGACGACCGGGCCGCCGACGCCCTCGACCTGGCGCAGCGGCTGGACTGCATCGTGCTGCTGAAGGGCTACCGCACCATCATCGCCAACTCCAACGGCGACCTGTACTTCAACCCGACTGGCGACCCGAGCCTGGCCACCGCCGGTTCCGGGGACGTGCTGGCGGGACTGCTCGGCGCGATGCTGGCCGCCGGGGTGCCGCCGGAGCGCGCGGCGATGTCGGCGGCGTTCCTGCACGGCCTGGCCGGACGCGAGGCCGCCAACCACGGCCCCGTCACCGCCTCGGGCATAGCCAAGGCCCTGCCGACAGCGATCAGCAGGGCCCTGGGTACAGCCGTCACATAG